The Acutalibacter muris genomic sequence GGCCCAAGGAGCAGCCGCATAAAGTGGGGCACCATCAGCCCAACAAAGCCGATCGGCCCTGCCAGCGCCGTGACAGACGCACACAACAGCACACCGGTCAAAGCGCTTGTACCCCGCACCAGAGCCACATTCAGGCCCAGGCCTGTGGCGACCTCGTCCCCCAGGGCCAGGGTGTTCAGTGCCGGGGCCAGTAGCAGGCTGGCTATGAACCCCACGGCCAGGTAGGGCCACTGGGCGGCAATGTCTTCCCAAGTCACCCCGCCAATGCTGCCCGTTTGCCAGAAACGGAAGCGATCCATCACCTGGGTGTCAGGCAGCATTACCGTATTCACCAGGGACTGAAGTGCCGTGCTTGCCGCCGCCCCGGCTAAGGCAAGTTTAATGGGCGTAGCCCCGCCATGGCCTAAGGATGCCAGCCCGTAAACAGCAACGGCGGTCAGCGCGGCCCCGGCAAAGGCCAACCAGATGTATTGACTGTTGCTGCTGATGTGGAAAAACGCCATGCCGCTGACCACAAATAGAGAGGCCCCGGTGTTAATACCTAAAATACTGGGGTCAGCAATAGGGTTGCGGGTAAGGGCCTGCATCAGTGCGCCGGAGATGCCCAGGGCCGCCCCGGCGATCACCCCGAAAAGTGTGCGGGGGATGCGGGCCTGTACCACGCTGACCTCAAACTCCGGGCCGCTGCCCAGCCCCAACGCCGCAAATATACTGTGGAGGCTGACGGGCTTGGCTCCATATGATACGGAGGCCACAGCGCACAGAATCAGGAAAACCAGCAGGGACAGCAGGCATAATGTGCGCCTCCTGATCATTTCACTGCCTCAGCTGCATCGTTCAGCAGTTTCAGATAGGTATCGATATTGTAGGGGATGGACAACACACTGGGAGAGGCCCCGCCCGCAAGAGCGGAGGTGTCGTCAATAAAGGCCACCGCGCCGTTTTTGATTGCGGGGATCTGGTTCATTAAGGCGTCGGCCTGGATCGTTTCCAGGTTGGCGGCATCGCCGTAGACTACGATCATTTCCACATCGCTGAGCTGGTCTGCGTTTTCTCGACTGACATTTATGTAGAAATCGCTGGTAGTTTGGGCTAACTCACGGATGCTGTCCGGCAGTTCCAAGCCGAAATCGTTCAAGTAGTCGGCCCGGGAATCACCGGGAAGGTAGATAGAGAAGGTGCTCAGGTCATCAGGACTGATCCAGCAGAAGATGGCTTTTTTACCCGCCAGGGCCGGATATTCGGCCGCTTTCTCCGCAATCAGCTTTTCCGTGTCCTCTACCAACTTTTTCCCTTCTTCTTCCATGCCAATGGCCTTGGAGGCAATGAGGGCAGAATCACGCCAACTGACTTGCCAAGGTTTTTCCGGGTAGGCCACAGTGGGGGCAATCTCGCTTAAGGTGTCATATTCCTCTTGGGTCATGCCTGAGTTCACAGCTAAGATCAAATCAGGCTCGGCATCGCTGATGGCCTCAAAATCAAAGCCGTCTGTGTCGTTGAAAACATGGGGGCTGTCTACGCCCAGGGACTGGAAAGCCTCGTCTGTCCAGGGATGAATTTTGTGCTCGGTGACAAGACCGTAGTTGGCTTCTGACACACCTACCGGGGTCACGCCCAGGGCCAGCGGCGCGGCGGAGTTTTCCCATGCGATGCTGACAACACGCTGAGGTTTGGACTCAATCACGGTCTCGCCATAGATGTGTGAAACCGTGATGGGGTATGCGACGCTTTCGGACTGCCCCTCGGAAGAAGCTGTAGAGGCTGGCTCACTGGAGTTTGTTTCTGGAGTGGAGCTGCATCCAGTGAGGATGGCGGAGCAGAGAATCAGTACGGTCAGAAGAATGGGGATAAGTTTTCTCATGGTGGACGTCTCCTTTAGATATAATTTGATTAGCAGAAACTAACCTCACGATGCAATCCGCATTGAACCTCTATTAACACCTAACATCAAGTTAGCTGCGACTAATCTAAGCGAAATTATATCATCAGTTGCCGGTATTGTCAATGCAGGCCTCAATGAATTTGAAACTTTGTAGAAACACGATAGATGGCACGATAAACCATACTTTGATTTGTAGGTTCTGAACATCGGACATTCTGGGCTTGCAAAACGCACCCATCAAAGGCGGAACCGGCCTGCCGCGTGAACGGCTTCAAGGCCGGCTCCATCTATATTTACTCCCTTATTTCCCTGCTAAGACCAGTGCTCCGCCCAGCGCTTTGCACTGGGCCAGGGCGTCTTCGTCTGGCGCTTCGTTGCAGATGACCGGCTCGCAGGCCAATATAGCGCCGTTTGATTTGCAGGTATCGGTCCAGGTGCGCATCCACTCCCCATCCCCCCAGCCGTAGGAGCCGAACAGGGCGATGGGTTTGTCCTTCAGCTCCGGCTCACAGGCGGCGAACATGGGCGCGAACTCGCTCTCTTCCAACTCCTCTGATCCCATGGATAGACAGCCGAAAGCGATGGTGTTAAAAGCGCCTGCCATGTCAACGTCAAATTTCCCAGCAGTGAACAGTGCGGCCTCGCCGCCCTGGGCCTGCACTCCCTCAACAACAGCCTGGGCCATAGCCTCGGTGTTGCCGGTGCCACTCCAATAAACTACTGCGATTTTACTCATATCAACACGACCTTTCCTATAAAATATTGAAAATCTCATATCAAATCAGCCACCGTAAGCTGTTCGATAGACCTTCCCTGCGCCAAAAGGCGGCAATAGGTCGAGGTGCACTTCCTGTGCTTGGCAAACACTTTCTGGGCCGCCTCCACGTCACCGTAGACCTTCCAGCAGCCGCAACACTTGCAGGCCGCCGCCCCCTGCTCGATGAAACCCCGCACGTCTTCCGGAGGATATCCGATAAACAGGCCAATCTCATGGGGGAAAGCATCTCCCTCCCCAAGACGCGCTGTCAGATGCGCTATACACAGGCTTGGGTGCCCGGCAGGGTATCCCCGGCCCAGAAGGAGCTCCTGGGCCGCGCCGCAATCCAAATCCCGGCACAAGCGGCTGGGGCGGTAGACGTAGACCAGCCCCCGGCCCCTGCTGAACCGAAGGGGCAGCACCCGCAGCCCCTTCCGTCCAAGCAGGAGGTTCCACTGCCGAAGCTGTCTGTGCATTTCCTCCCGGCTGGAGTAGGGACAGGAGAGGAGGCTACCGGTTTTCAGCCCCGCCAGGGTGGGGGAGCAATAGCGTACCAGGGAATCAGCCGACATTACATGACCTCCTTTGGGTTAGTTGCAACTAATCAAGTGGCAAACAAATTGCCGGTTCAAGCAGTTATATATAACTAACCGGCAATTAAACTATATCATAAGCCAGGAGGTTTGTCAAGCGCTTTGAGAAGAAATATCGGCTTGATTTTAACAGGACAGGCGCGAGTCAGCAGGGAGAGTATTACTCTACCGCTTCCATCCATACCGCTCTGGCAGCACCCACTACAGCGTGATCCTTTTCCCGCACAAGGATGCTCTTAGGAATAGCGGGCAGCCACTTCTTGCTGAACATGGTACTGCCAAAAAATGCGTCAAAGTTTGTGACCGGCAACACGACCCACTCCGAATCCTCCTGCTTGTTCGCTAGGTAATACGCCACCAAAATACGGATAACCTCTAACGGCACCTTCACAGGCCGGAGCTCTTCAATTCGCTTGAGAACACCGTCCGGCAAATCAATGCTGTTGTTTCGCAACGACCCCAATTCCAATACATCTGCCAACACATCATCAAACCTCAGAATCCACGCGCCGCTCGTACCCTGTGAGAAAATCGGTACTTGAAACTGCACAACCTTCTTTCGCCAAGCCGCATCAAATTCTTTATCGATGACATCTGCCTTGCCATATGCCGTCTTGCTAATTTTGTCAGGCTTATCCTTCATAAACCGCGCGATGTTGTGAACATGACGGCAGAACCAACCAACACCATTCTCGTCCACCAACTCAGGAAACTCCCCATGCAGCTCCTTAAAATCGCTTTTGAACTGCCAGTCCTCTTTAGGGCTGGCTTTCTTTTTGTCCGGGACGCTACACCACGCGCAGAGTGCCTGGCGGGCATAGTCAATCTTGTCTCGGGGATTTTCGTCTGGATCTGCAAACAGATATCCCCTGGCAAGAATCGTCAGGACGCGAGCCAGACCGTTGAAATTAAGAATCATATCCAAGGTGAAACGCCCCATATAAGTCGTGTCGCGTTTGCTGGTTGCCCTATAAATTGGCAGTTCAGTATAAGCACGAAACTCTTCAATCTCATTCAGCATGAGACTCCTCCTTGAGAACATTCTCCTCGATATGGTCGATGAGCAAATCCCATAACAAATCGCGCTTTCCCAGCGCAACCACGTACCGCACAGCCAATCGTGGTTTCTCGATTATGTCCAAAATCTCTCTGCACTTATCCGCAACTATCTCCCTGTAATCATGCCGCAAAGGCTGCTCGAGATAAGCGTTCATCATCTGATGAAAACTGTCCGAATCCGTATTACGCAGATATTTCTTCCTGTCTGTCGATCGGTTCTCATCGTCAATATCACAAATCAAATCACCCAGAATGCGGTAACCACCATACCTGAAATCCGCAAACAGTTCATGGTAATTCTCAAGCTCCGGCAGATAACTTTCCAGAAAATCAAATCGGGACTCACCGTCCATAAAATGCCATTTGCTATCTGCAATGACCGCGCGAATCTCAGCGATTCTCTCCGCGGAAATATCCTGGAAAGCCGCATATAGCTCGTCCGAATCGTAGGTATCCTCCTGCCCCCGACTGAACAAAATTCTCTCAATATCGTTCTTTCTCTGCTTGTTCTGAACGGGTACTCGGCAAGCGCGTATGCGGGATAGGCAGGCCTCGTAGTCACTCAAAAAGGCCGATACAGAAGAAAGAATATGTGGGTCGAGCTTTTCTGTCCAACCCGGCTCCCGTGCAAAATCAAAAAGCTCGCTGTCCTTTGCAGGCTTGGGTTTGAGTTTCGGTGTGTTTCTTCTCAACTGATACGCCAAATAAGGTAGCCGCTCCAAATTGGAATCCACCTTACTCCAATCTGTTTTTTCAAAAAACTCCTTGCGCTTTTCCCGGAAGGTAGGCTCATACCACTTCCCTCGAACCTCCGCCGACTCCAACAATTTTTTATACTGCAAAAACAAACTTCGATTCACAACTTTCTTGTTCAGATACTCCGACAAATCCGGCTTAACGCCGCTCTTAGCAGAGTCAATTTCAAGCCCAGTAAGGATAGCCAGAATCTCTGTTTCTTCCCTGCAGCGTTGCTGCAACTCCGAATCGGAGTTTTCATTATATGCAATGACACTTCTATCTAAAGCGGCGTTTGAAATCTGTCCGACCCGTGAGGAAAAGGTATTGCGTACCGTTTCAAACCGGGCATACCAGTCGTTGGCATCACGAATCTGCGGCTCAACGGTGGGTATTTTCAAAAGAGGTATATTGCCATTGGTCTGTCTGGTAATGTCAGAGCTGTAATCTTGGTAGTTGCGTTTTACGCAGGTGTTCAGAATTGGATCGGAGATGGTCTTTATCATGTCACCATCGAAGTCGGCGCCACCCAAACGCTCAGCTGTCAACGTGTGAGAATCCACCATCACCACATCAGTGAGATGACCCAAATAATGCTTGCGCATCTGCTCCACATCGGTGTAACAATTTAGCTGAATTTCCTCGTTGCGGGCAATATGTGGATTACGGAGCAGAGTACATTCACGGCCATGTTCATAAGCTGCCTTCGGTGCATAGAAAGAATTATTTGCAAATTGATTGCCGATTGCCACCGCTAAGAAAGTTCGTTTTGCTTTATCTTTTGGGGTTCGTTTTGGGAGCAATGAAGTAAGAAGCTCCAGTAAATCACCAGATAAAAACCGATTATCTCCAGCAACTATAAGCTGTCCAATCGCATATTGATTCAGAACCTTCTCCGCCTTTGAATCCAACTCCTTTGTATACACAGGCTCGTTTATGAACAGGGAGTTCTTCTTCAAAACCCTCGCCATGTAATACGCCTTGCTTTTCTTTGAAAACCACCTGCGCTCCAACGCCGACAGAAAATATTGTTTGCGGAAATCATCGTCCGAACAGTAACTATAGTAAGTTAATTCGGCTTCTTTTGTCAGCCAGTGACGCTTATCATTTGCAGGAGAATCATCCCACCACAGCGGCAAATCATTGGGACGAAACTCGTCAGCGGTCATGGAAACCGTGTTCAGAAACTGGTAGTTCAGGGTGGTGAACCTCTCTGGCTTTTCTTTGCTAGTCTGCGTGATGTAAAGCGCATGGCGGCGCTTCCGAAACGCTTTCCAGTAATCGTTCCAAGTCATATTATTTTCAGTCAGCCAACCGAACCCCTTAAACATCGACTTCGTCAGAATAATATTCACGTCACGCACATTATGCTCCACGCCCCATATGTCGGTAATCGTTTGACAGCCGCCGCTGGTGAGAAAATCTTTGAAGTCTACCTGATGGAGCATCCCCTTGACGTATGGCAGGCGGATCTGAAAAGACGTGTGGATATGCCTGCCACAGTACGCCTTGTCAACTTCCCTAGCGTACTCTTTTGAAATCAGCCCCTCGCCGTCAAAACAGGTGACCGTAATCTTTTCCTTGCGCTCGACCCGATGATATTTGCGGACGTTTCCTATACTCCCATCGTCCTCAACCGTGATGACAGGAACGCTCTGCACAACGGCTTCTTCGTTATCAATCACGATAACCCTGTGCGGCCTGTCAATTTCTATTCCGTCGATTCGAGTACCGCCGGACAGCATCAGCCCATTATAGGCATACAGCTTGCTCAACTGGCACGGCCCAATTTCCATATCCAGCATGATCCCCTGGCGCAGCGGCTCGTAAAAGTCTTCCCGGACGAAAGAAAGCTGTGACTTGCGGCTCATGCTGTTGGAGCGCTCGAATGCCACATATCTGTGTGGGCCAGCGCCAAAGTCTAGCGTGATACCCTCGGGGCGGAACATACTCTCCGCTTTCTTCTGGCGGATGGCGTGGCGGTTCTGCGCGGCATTGCGGTCGAAGATGTTGCTAAAATCCACGTAGCAGATCACGTCCGACAGGTCGCTGACCAATGTATCTTCCGTTGGCATCTGGTAGCTGTCCTCATGCAGTACGCACATAGCCTGGAAGAACAGCGCACAGTCCTGCTGCTCATGGAGCGAGGCTTGCACCTTGCATTTCTCCGTAGCCTTCACATTCAGCGCAAAGGTATAGTAACCCTCGGCACCTTCCTGCGCGTAGGCCATGAGCGCCGCTGCGGACATGGTAAAAATTCTGTACCTGACTTGTGCCACTGCCTTCACCTCTTCCACATTATATCAAAATTTCTTTCGGTTTGCAATATGAATACTGCTCCCACTTTTTCAAGCTGGGAGCGTTTCTATTTTACTGAAAGGACTGGTGTATATGTTAAACCCAATCGAAAAACTTACCGTCATCGACGGCGAAACCCTGCAGGACATGAGGTTCCAGCCGGGCAAATTCACAATCGACACGCTACTGCCCCAAGGTATTTCCATGCTCGGTGGCGCACCCAAGAACGGCAAATCCTGGATGGTGCTGGACTGGTGTGTGAGGATTGCAAAGGGTGAACCGGTGTGGAACCTACCAGTCAAGCAAGGCTCGATCCTCTACCTCTGCCTGGAAGACCCGCTCCGCCGGGTGCAAGACCGACTATTACAGCTTACAGATGAGGCTCCTCCCAACGCCTTCTTTGCGACAGCGGCAGAGAAGTTGGGCCAGGGTCTCCGCGAACAGATTCAAGAGTTCGTCCGGGAGCACCCAGACACCGTGCTGGTAACCATCGACACTTTCCAAATCATCCGCTCAGGTGGGCAGGACATCTCCTATGCCTCCGACTATTCCGAAGTGCGAGAACTGAAAAAGCTGGCTGATGAGCTGCAAATCTCCATTCTGCTTGTCCACCATCTACGCAAGCAGGGAGCCAGCGATCCGCTGAATAAGCTGTCCGGCACCACAGGAATCAGTGGCGCGATGGACGCAGTTTTTATCCTCGACCGGGGCCAGCGCAGCGAGGACGCGGCAACTCTGGTCTGCACCGGTCGGGATATTGAAACTCGAAAGTTGGATTTGCGTTTTTCAAAATCCGATTGCTCATGGGAATTGGTGCAGGATAGTTTGGAGAATCGTGCGCTGGAAATGCCGGAAGAACTGACGGCGCTGGTTGAGTTCATGCGTTCAGCGCAGACATTTAGCGGCAGCAATACGCAGCTTGCCGATACGGTTGGAAAGCTGGCTGGCAAGGAAATTGCGCCCAAATCCCTCAAGCAAATGATGAACCGCTGGCGCTATGTCTTGGAGGAAAAGGGTGTGTTCTTACGTAGCCACCGAAGCAATGGGCAGAGGCTGGTTACCGTTTCTTTTTCTTCTGCCCCACCCGATAGTGACGGAAGTGCCGCAAGTGACGCAACATTGAGCAGTGCCGTATTCACCGTCCCTCGCGACCCTGACAAGACCGAACCCCCTGTATTCTCTAAGGAAAACGTCCGTCCGGCGTGAGCCGCTGCTTTCGGCCCTTGCGCCCCTGTGGGGCCACAGCAGGCCCGTGTTGGCGTTTTACGGCGGGCAGTCGGGTAAGTCCACCAGGCCACGATAAGGCCGTTTTGGGGCAATTCTGGCCCGGTTTTGTGGCAAGGTTCAAAGGGCCGGATTTCCCGGCAGGGGAGGGCCGAAAGGGCTTCCCGCTGGGGCAAGCAGAGCGCGTGGCTGTCCGCCCCGCACGTAGAGAACCGGGCAGAAGCCCGAACCCACTTTTGAAAGGAGAAAGGTATGCAGGACAACAGAAAACGAGCGGAAACTCTGACCATTCGCCTGACTAAAAAGGAGAAGGAGATAATTCAGAAAAAAGCAAAGAAGGCTCAACTCAGTATTACAGATTTTCTCGTTACAACCACGTTACGCACAGAAATTCATGTTGCCGAGGACATCAAACCTCTGCTGATCGAGCTGAAAAAATCGGCAACAACATCAACCAGATTACCATGAAAATCAACGCAGGAGCGTTTCGCTCGGCTGACTTCATGGAAGTGATTCAAGGTCAGCGGCATTTTTTGCGATGGTGAAAACTCTTTTACAGAATTTCTGACGACGAAACAGGCGTACCGCAAGACGAGCGGCATCAATTTTTATCACTATGTTCAGTCGTTCTCGCCGGACGAGAACATCACTCCACAGGAGGTTCACGCCGTTGCCAGAGAGTTTGCGGAGCGCGCTTGGCCTGGTCATGAGATTCTGGTGGCAACGCATTGCGACGCCGACCATCTGCACTCACACTTCGTTATCAACTCCGTTGGCTTTCAGAACGGTAAAAAGCTGCGGCAAAACCCGAATACTCTGATTGAGTTGCGGGCTATCAATGACGAAATCTGCGCGGCACATGGGCTGTCGGTGCTACCGCCCTATGAGAAATCTGGTACGAAAATGTCCACGAGGGAGTACCGTGCTGCTCTGAAAGGCGAGAGCTGGAAGTTCAAACTGATGGCTGACATCTGCGCCGCCATGAACCGCAGCGGCAGCAAGCAGGACTTCATCTTTGAGATGGAGCGGTGCGGTTACCAAGTGCGGTGGACAGATGAGCGCAAATACATTACGTTCACCTGTCCCAACAAGATGAAGTGCCGGGACCTCAAATTGCACGACAATAAATATTTAAAGTTTGCAGCTTACTTCCGGCTCAGGGGAACGGACTTTGTTTGTAGCAACCTTGCGGTTCTACCGGAGAAAATAGAACTTATCCTGCTGTCCTACAGCTATTGTACCACGGGTATCTTACGGCCTGCTGGTACCTGATTTATTAACTTATAAACTTATTATACGAGGAGAATTTAGAGTATGAGTTACAGTACAGAGAGGCCCACTATGGACGAGTTAGTCGCAAGAAACGCAAGCGGTATCCGCAGTATGAAGGAGTCGAGCTTTTTGTTTTGGATCAAGAACTGTAAAAAGCTTTTCTCCAATCTGCCTGCCGGATTCCGATACATCAAATACAGCTAATGTCCCAATGACACCACCTCCTTAACCATTCGAAGAATTTTGGACACTTGTTCTCAATTTTTCCAAATATAACAAGGTACAATAGTAAGCCTTATATTTTTACAAAAATATCTGCTCCTCTAACGGTTTTTTCTTTCCCCATTAGGGGAGCAGATAATAAATATTTAAGCGTTGTATGTCAGAGTAGATTTATGCTATATGCCAGCCTTCGGCTTGTTCCCTAATCTCAATAAAATTCCGATATGCTCCGTTTTGCTTTATTAACTCGCTATGTGTTCCTTTTTGCACGATACGCCCATTATCTACAACAAGAATCTGATTAGCATTTTCGATTGTAGCCAATCGGTGAGCAATCGTGATAATGGTTTTTCCTTGTATCAGCTCACTAATTGCCTGTTGGATTAAATGTTCATTCTCCGGGTCAATACTTGCTGTAGCTTCATCAAGAATTACGATAGGCGCATTTTTCAGCATTGCACGGGCAATCGAAATCCTTTGTTTCTCGCCACCCGAAAGAGAAGAACCACCCTCACCCACAATAGTATCGTAGCCGTTAGGTAAAGCCATTATAAAATCATGGCAACGGGCTTTTTT encodes the following:
- a CDS encoding relaxase/mobilization nuclease domain-containing protein: MTTKQAYRKTSGINFYHYVQSFSPDENITPQEVHAVAREFAERAWPGHEILVATHCDADHLHSHFVINSVGFQNGKKLRQNPNTLIELRAINDEICAAHGLSVLPPYEKSGTKMSTREYRAALKGESWKFKLMADICAAMNRSGSKQDFIFEMERCGYQVRWTDERKYITFTCPNKMKCRDLKLHDNKYLKFAAYFRLRGTDFVCSNLAVLPEKIELILLSYSYCTTGILRPAGT
- a CDS encoding plasmid mobilization protein; the protein is MQDNRKRAETLTIRLTKKEKEIIQKKAKKAQLSITDFLVTTTLRTEIHVAEDIKPLLIELKKSATTSTRLP
- a CDS encoding AAA family ATPase, encoding MLNPIEKLTVIDGETLQDMRFQPGKFTIDTLLPQGISMLGGAPKNGKSWMVLDWCVRIAKGEPVWNLPVKQGSILYLCLEDPLRRVQDRLLQLTDEAPPNAFFATAAEKLGQGLREQIQEFVREHPDTVLVTIDTFQIIRSGGQDISYASDYSEVRELKKLADELQISILLVHHLRKQGASDPLNKLSGTTGISGAMDAVFILDRGQRSEDAATLVCTGRDIETRKLDLRFSKSDCSWELVQDSLENRALEMPEELTALVEFMRSAQTFSGSNTQLADTVGKLAGKEIAPKSLKQMMNRWRYVLEEKGVFLRSHRSNGQRLVTVSFSSAPPDSDGSAASDATLSSAVFTVPRDPDKTEPPVFSKENVRPA
- a CDS encoding flavodoxin translates to MSKIAVVYWSGTGNTEAMAQAVVEGVQAQGGEAALFTAGKFDVDMAGAFNTIAFGCLSMGSEELEESEFAPMFAACEPELKDKPIALFGSYGWGDGEWMRTWTDTCKSNGAILACEPVICNEAPDEDALAQCKALGGALVLAGK
- a CDS encoding DUF3793 family protein translates to MSADSLVRYCSPTLAGLKTGSLLSCPYSSREEMHRQLRQWNLLLGRKGLRVLPLRFSRGRGLVYVYRPSRLCRDLDCGAAQELLLGRGYPAGHPSLCIAHLTARLGEGDAFPHEIGLFIGYPPEDVRGFIEQGAAACKCCGCWKVYGDVEAAQKVFAKHRKCTSTYCRLLAQGRSIEQLTVADLI
- a CDS encoding RNA dependent RNA polymerase encodes the protein MEEVKAVAQVRYRIFTMSAAALMAYAQEGAEGYYTFALNVKATEKCKVQASLHEQQDCALFFQAMCVLHEDSYQMPTEDTLVSDLSDVICYVDFSNIFDRNAAQNRHAIRQKKAESMFRPEGITLDFGAGPHRYVAFERSNSMSRKSQLSFVREDFYEPLRQGIMLDMEIGPCQLSKLYAYNGLMLSGGTRIDGIEIDRPHRVIVIDNEEAVVQSVPVITVEDDGSIGNVRKYHRVERKEKITVTCFDGEGLISKEYAREVDKAYCGRHIHTSFQIRLPYVKGMLHQVDFKDFLTSGGCQTITDIWGVEHNVRDVNIILTKSMFKGFGWLTENNMTWNDYWKAFRKRRHALYITQTSKEKPERFTTLNYQFLNTVSMTADEFRPNDLPLWWDDSPANDKRHWLTKEAELTYYSYCSDDDFRKQYFLSALERRWFSKKSKAYYMARVLKKNSLFINEPVYTKELDSKAEKVLNQYAIGQLIVAGDNRFLSGDLLELLTSLLPKRTPKDKAKRTFLAVAIGNQFANNSFYAPKAAYEHGRECTLLRNPHIARNEEIQLNCYTDVEQMRKHYLGHLTDVVMVDSHTLTAERLGGADFDGDMIKTISDPILNTCVKRNYQDYSSDITRQTNGNIPLLKIPTVEPQIRDANDWYARFETVRNTFSSRVGQISNAALDRSVIAYNENSDSELQQRCREETEILAILTGLEIDSAKSGVKPDLSEYLNKKVVNRSLFLQYKKLLESAEVRGKWYEPTFREKRKEFFEKTDWSKVDSNLERLPYLAYQLRRNTPKLKPKPAKDSELFDFAREPGWTEKLDPHILSSVSAFLSDYEACLSRIRACRVPVQNKQRKNDIERILFSRGQEDTYDSDELYAAFQDISAERIAEIRAVIADSKWHFMDGESRFDFLESYLPELENYHELFADFRYGGYRILGDLICDIDDENRSTDRKKYLRNTDSDSFHQMMNAYLEQPLRHDYREIVADKCREILDIIEKPRLAVRYVVALGKRDLLWDLLIDHIEENVLKEESHAE
- a CDS encoding iron-siderophore ABC transporter substrate-binding protein — encoded protein: MRKLIPILLTVLILCSAILTGCSSTPETNSSEPASTASSEGQSESVAYPITVSHIYGETVIESKPQRVVSIAWENSAAPLALGVTPVGVSEANYGLVTEHKIHPWTDEAFQSLGVDSPHVFNDTDGFDFEAISDAEPDLILAVNSGMTQEEYDTLSEIAPTVAYPEKPWQVSWRDSALIASKAIGMEEEGKKLVEDTEKLIAEKAAEYPALAGKKAIFCWISPDDLSTFSIYLPGDSRADYLNDFGLELPDSIRELAQTTSDFYINVSRENADQLSDVEMIVVYGDAANLETIQADALMNQIPAIKNGAVAFIDDTSALAGGASPSVLSIPYNIDTYLKLLNDAAEAVK
- a CDS encoding FecCD family ABC transporter permease; this translates as MIRRRTLCLLSLLVFLILCAVASVSYGAKPVSLHSIFAALGLGSGPEFEVSVVQARIPRTLFGVIAGAALGISGALMQALTRNPIADPSILGINTGASLFVVSGMAFFHISSNSQYIWLAFAGAALTAVAVYGLASLGHGGATPIKLALAGAAASTALQSLVNTVMLPDTQVMDRFRFWQTGSIGGVTWEDIAAQWPYLAVGFIASLLLAPALNTLALGDEVATGLGLNVALVRGTSALTGVLLCASVTALAGPIGFVGLMVPHFMRLLLGPDMRWVMPMSALGGGGLLLAADVLGRVLGGAGEVEVGIITALLGAPVFIFIVRKVKVRAL